ATTCTGCTTCCTCGGTTAGGATGATTAACCTGAAAAAGTGTAACTTATGGAAGGgctggtactggttccaggagATCTTGACTCTAGTTTCCCATACTTGGGCTAGGGTGACCTTTGCTTATCATGAAAGTAACAGAGCGGCTGATTGGTTGGCTAGTCTAGCTTGTAATACTGGGTCCTCTTGCACTTTCCACCAGGGCAGCCTGCCCTTGGGGGAACTTCAAAGAATCCTTAGGGAAGACAAGGCAGGACTGCCTGTTCTCAGACACTAATTCTTTGTGGTTTTGTTATTTCATCTGTATGGGGTTGGAGAGATTTCGCTTAGAGAGGCCTTAACGAACCTTGTgctccttgggttggggtaaggtggtatgtcccccccccccccccttgtattctttcattctttttggaaattaataaaatgctaggggctggcccgggtcccaggtaatgttcgggtaaaaaaaaaaaaaaaaaacagatatgAAATTGGTTTCATTTGGTATGTTGAAGCCTCTATCAATTTTCTCTATTATTGTAAGCCACTTTTAAGTTCCATGTTTACATCATGCCATGCTTAAAATGACTTTCTAAATGCAATCAGAGAAAAACCatcaccagaaaaaaaaaaagaaaaaaaaaggggggggggtggggggaacaAGAAATTTACCTCATCCTTCTCTATTGTCGCATCAGCAATTGTCCGAACATCCTCATGAACATCGAAATGGAAAAGCTGTTTAGAACGAAGGAAACAGGGAAACATGCTAAGAACCATTGCAAGTACATCCCACCCTAGAAAAAAGTTAGGAGAAGCTTTAAGAGCAACCCAATAGGTAGGacaaatcagaagcaattatATATGGGCTTTTGCTTTTACAAAAATATATAGAGAtcactcccaaaaaaaaatttcctgaaaAGATTATTTAAAGAGCATTACCGGCCCGCTTTTGCCTCTGGCTTTGTTGACAATTAGTTCATAGAAACTATGTTGCTGAACTTCCAAGATTCATGGAAAGTAAAGAAGCAAGATTAGTTATTATATGTTCAAATCCTTATGTGAAAAAATTCATTTATGAAATGTACTCACATGGGGAATTATTAAATCTTCCTTGACATAAAGCAAGTTCTCTACTGAGGTGGTTCGGATCTCTCGGAACTCAGGTGCAAGTTGCTGCTGAACAGCCCGAAGAAACTCTCCTATGGTATCACCTTTTCGTGCCTGAACAATAAAAGACAACTGATGCTCATAAGAAGGCCAATAAAGAGAAAGTCAAACATTGAGCAATGAATCAAATATAATACTTAAAGGATTTACTCTCTACTGACCTGAATCACACGCCTATGGCCTGCTCCATCCCAGTAACTGTAAGTAATTTCAAGGGGCTCATctgaaacacaagaagaaacTAATTCAACACAGAGTTGTCTTAACACTATGACAGAATACAATGGAATTAGAATTGCAGAATTACTTCGGATCTGTTCCTGCTCACGAAGCCACTGTTTCCGCAACCTTTCCCGTTCAGCCTGTTCCTCTGCTTCTCTCTCACTGAAAGATAATCCTCAGCACCCCTATGCTCACATGGTAAGCCCATTCTCAAAGATTAACAGGAAAAACCTAATTTGCTTtcagttaaaaataaaaacacaaccAGCTAGAGGGAAATGCAATACCTATCTGGCAGAAAACTTGTCTCTACGGTTGGATCCTTGCCAAATTTCCCAAACCTCTTCAACTCATGTCCTTCTGAGCagtcaggaaaaaaaaactgtaagTTAATTTCTTGTGAGAGGTGAAAAGGAACTGAAAATTAATATAACAGAAAACATAGAATCCATAGAAACAATTCTAACGCCATGACATTGTGTTATTCACCAAAATgaactttatagaaaagtcaAAGACAGACGTTTAGATTTTCCTCTAAGCCAATTAGCCAAAGAGATATACTCATTTAATAGGCAAAAGTAAATTCTATTGGTACCCGTAATGGGCAAGCCCCAATTACAGGTCTATTACATTGAACATAGTTTAAGATCTCGCGATATATGGGTATCTCGGGCTGCTCGAGATATCTGAAATATGCTGAAATTTCGCCAAAATATAGTactttttctgccatatttcggcagtccatctcggtgggttcttggccatattaaggcctgatacttcatgtacacccttatttaagctaaataaacacatttaaaccttcatattgcaaaaaaaaactcaaagtggtgttttgggtatgcacccttgattgacaatACACGGTCGGACCCTGAgatataaatagttaaatacacattgtataagTACTCAAAGACATAATaataaattgaaagaaagtaatgaatcaaaaataaagtcaaatgtagcctgggctttaaactttaaactcaaAAATTTATAAGTGCATAAAGtcattagttcaatactcaataatcaatacacaaagtcagaAGTTCACAAGTCagaagtcacaactcacaactcacaactcacacgactcacaagtcacaactgtcatgaaacaaatcctaaTAATAATTGCTATGCCTTCCTGGATTGACGCCACTCATGCTTCGCTGGAGTcaacgtccattgctctctgtctgAAGGACATACGTGGACCATGGTATAGTTGCAGAGAAGAAACAACTCTTGAACTTagtaatttcaaaaaaattagttttaaagaaaaaggatttaccttaaatagtgaaaaatccTTGGAGGatgtgcttggatgaggctCCGACGTGTTTCCGGTGACAATCTGTCGAAAATGAGGATGAACAATGCTTAGATGatgcttggaagagtggaagaacaGGAAAAAATGAAGGATTTGGAGCTTTATGCAGGTCTCGGTCGATATATCGACTGAGACTTGcgaaatttgaactttaaaCCCAAGTCACGTGAGCCATTTAAGTTAAAAagccatatttcgacgatatttcgTGATATCTCGAAATATCGCCGATATCTCAcgaaatatcgtcgaaatatggtatattTTCATTTCGACCAAGCATTTCGTCTCGGTAGGCtcaagatttccgaaatatgccgatatatcggcgatatttcgcgaaatcttgaaccatgacATTGAAGGCATGAGATTAAGCAGTCAATGGATCGAGTTTAAACAATCCTTACTTTCCATTGCGCCAGGCCCTCTCTTACTACTGTGAAAGTAATCCACTTAGTATATGTCACAAAACTAACACACCTGGAGTGATTGAGAAACCTTTGGGTGGCACAAGGTTTTCCCGTTGGACTTTCGTATTAAGTCCAGTCCAGTAAGAGTTGTTTTTGCTCAGTTTCTTACACTTTCTTCATCAGATCATTGTTTTTAAGTTCTGATTTAAAGATTTCTTCTCTGTTCTACATTCGGGCTATATTTCCTTTGTTTCAGTCTTCTAAGAAGTATAGTCCCAGTCCTAGTGGGATTGGcaaatttaattttcattggcATTTTTACCTAAAAATAATGAGTTGTGCCCCATTTAGGACCCAATAATCGTTTTTTGGCCTTTACGGATCCATGACTCTATACAAATGACTTTAATGTAAGACTAAAACCAGAGTAAacctaatcccaggcaggatcaaatagaaaaccctccaGTAAAtaagaaatcatatgagggaaccaagagaacaatgggaactcaaatgagggaacaatttccttggttgaagtaacaaataaaaacccacaaatttgtaacctatTGAAGCAGCAATGACCTTGATATGGTAATCATCAAGAAATTGATATGAAAATgcagaaaacctaggacctgtaatcAGTAACCTTATAGAGGTGAAAAGagagaacaaagaagagaagagtagcTGCAATGGGAGGAGCCTTATATATTAGtttgcttcctccctcaagtatcttatttataataaaaccattacaatcataaaaggaaaaggaaactaaacctaatctaaaataggtaactaacttagactaggaaactgactcctaactcctaacaattaaagacaaaaaacaataaaggaaaccataatggaatcaaccacaatagggacactccccctatcgtggtacacttctcaacactccccctcaagctggattatacaaataagtaaagaaagaagatccagcttgaactaaagaaaaaagaactccataataatgctaacaaaaaataagttgaaagaaatcccagcagcttgtagcactcttgagatcgatttgaacaaaattagggatTCAAGAACCGaaggaaggggatgggggaatgaGATGGGAATCTCaccctaggcctctcacctatcctatctcaggatttcaacattgtataagcaacttttctattcattcaaaattcgtgtacaatgttgACCTcgcttacaaacttatatagaagactcaaaaatagacttaaaaactaaaaaggaaaggcctaaccctatccttaactaataaggtaacctaaattgactaggaagtgaaataataaagaaaacaaaatcaaaataggactctaaccaaactaatgaagtaaatcccgttttcctactttctacccatatttagGCTTATTTAATTGGacaattacaaagaaaacccatgggatcaaaggcccaacacatacataacccaacccaaaacttatttccaataaaataagcccctTAGATGACctatctgcatcaattctcccccaGTTAGAAAAAACTCGACCATGAGCTTTGGTATGTTAGGGACTAATCTTCACGTGGTGcacatccgtattcgatccatAGCAAAATTCAGGCAGCTCCTCGATAATACAAATGCAATCGTATAGACAAGGAGGACGTTCTTCAAGGTACTTCAaggcaaggttctaaaactcgggtttcgactacgacagccagaaaacgagttcatctcggtttcgaccatatctcggtcaaaacttgagactttctccaggctaacttgaaccttggtttcgagacCCAGAAGTTggttttttgccctgattcttgttgtgctgcctatttttgacattttaaactcaatctatgcattagtttcacatagagaacactaaaaatattacttcttgttttgatccaagtttgatactatatattgttcttggacatgttatcaaataaggtttgaccggaacataactccttcaatataaatgagatttaagtaatcttagatttgttagaaagttttgttttgatagctttacAATaagtctaagattgcttaaatctgatttatattgaaggaattatgtactgttcaaacttaatttggtgtgcgcgaatgctgtcaaaatcactttgaatgattttttggacatcaaaacaaatgaatattttactgcacttttggtttttagcaatgttttgccatattgatatttatggaatttttagatttgagaaaaaccccagcattagaaagttgaaaattacacttaccgttgaaaatccaatttttgttcttgaactgggaggttgactttttttccttttggaatttgattttttaactatttttattggattcaaatagtgggtatttgcttatttatgaacaatatcttaagtaaatgaaacatttacttaaatgatattagacataactaagtgtctgtcctggtttctgacagtttctagcataaatacctgtctgtccaagtttcgagccaagtttcccctagtttcgatggggatatgtgtcgaaaccaccaaaatatgtttgaaactggtcgaaaccatcaaaacccggtcgaatccagggattttataaaatcccccttcaactcgtctcggaaacctgggaaaccgagttaactcggtggtttcgacaggtttcggttgagtttttgttccatgctTCAGGGGAATAACAAACTTCACGTGCTCAGCTTCAACATCCTCATATGTATCCATGGGATCATCCACATATGTGTCAGCAACCATTTCAGCTTCAGACTCTTAACTCTTTCTGTAAAGGTGCTACATCTGATTCTTCACTAGCTATCACGAACTTCGTGTAAGGTAATACTAGTAACGGCTTTCCAACATGTTGTCCTTTACTCGTGATTGCACTTGTTTGTTGCTGAAGGATTTTATATTCCTCCTTTGCTGGTTGTTCCTCATGAATAGGCTTCAACAATTGTCGGCGCTTGGCTTCGGCAACCTTCAATTTTAGTTTCATGGTTGACACATTGAGTGGATTAAATACCAATGGTTTTCCCTTGAAATCAAAGACATATTGGTTCTTGGTACCTCCCACCAGCCCGTTATTGTCATACATCCATGGTTATCTAAGTAAGACATTAGTCAATACCATGGGTatgaatctagg
The nucleotide sequence above comes from Telopea speciosissima isolate NSW1024214 ecotype Mountain lineage chromosome 3, Tspe_v1, whole genome shotgun sequence. Encoded proteins:
- the LOC122657030 gene encoding protein XAP5 CIRCADIAN TIMEKEEPER-like isoform X3, with protein sequence MSGMGDGYVGTAQDAVRIRRLEKQREVERRKIQELKNKSASVGGQTGLLQFGSGTSEILDTAFKKETVGLVTREQYVEKRVNIRNKIEEEEKEKLQKLQQEEEELQLQKRKKRKIKGNSHLSFADDIENGSDEENGENKGHELKRFGKFGKDPTVETSFLPDSEREAEEQAERERLRKQWLREQEQIRNEPLEITYSYWDGAGHRRVIQARKGDTIGEFLRAVQQQLAPEFREIRTTSVENLLYVKEDLIIPHQHSFYELIVNKARGKSGPLFHFDVHEDVRTIADATIEKDEIYDPTRKWERYTIHGD
- the LOC122657030 gene encoding protein XAP5 CIRCADIAN TIMEKEEPER-like isoform X4; the protein is MDMWVQPKMLCGYEGLRNRGKSSGGKSKSSRTSLLLLGDRLVFSNLALALLRFLTLLLKRRQLVLLLESSMLRRGSISEIKLRKKRRRNFRSCNRKGHELKRFGKFGKDPTVETSFLPDSEREAEEQAERERLRKQWLREQEQIRNEPLEITYSYWDGAGHRRVIQARKGDTIGEFLRAVQQQLAPEFREIRTTSVENLLYVKEDLIIPHQHSFYELIVNKARGKSGPLFHFDVHEDVRTIADATIEKDESHAGKVVERHWYEKNKHIFPASRWEIYDPTRKWERYTIHGD